In Molothrus aeneus isolate 106 chromosome 31, BPBGC_Maene_1.0, whole genome shotgun sequence, the genomic stretch CCCCCTGGCCCTGTTTTCCAGCAGGGATTTGAGCACTAAAACAGAATTTCTCCGCCCTTCCAACCCCTCCGAAAGAGACTTTGACTTCCAAGAAACCATCAGATTTCCCTCCCTGTATCGGGATTACTCCACGACAAGAAtttgctcttttcctctttttttttttcccagtttttggTGCTTTCCCACCTCAGGAAAATCCAGAGGAAAGAGGAGAACAATGTCCACGGACCCCTGGCCCTGTTTTCCAGCAGGGATTTGAGcagtaaaactgaatttttcctccttctcaaCCCCTCCAAAGCAGACTTTGGTTTCTGAGAAACCATCACAATTCCCTCCCATCAGCATTGCTCACTCTAGAACAGGAATtttgctccttttcccttttttccccccagattttGGTGCTTTCCCACCTCAGGAAAatgcagaggaaggagaagaacaATGTCCACGGACCCCTGGCCCTGTTTTCCAGCAGGGATTTGAGCAGTAAAACTgaatttctcctccttctcaACCCCTCCAAAGCAGACTTTGGTTTCTGAGAAACCATCAGATTTCTCTCCCTACATCAGCATTGCTCACTCCAGGATATGAATTTGCtcttttcctcttatttttccccagtttttggTGCTTTCCCACCTCAGGAAAAtccagaggaaggaggagaacaATGTCCACGGAGCCCTGGCTCTTTCTTCCAGCTGGGATTCGAGCAGTAAAACAGAATTACTTTCACATTCAGCATTACTCCACGACAATaatttcctctttccctctttttttttttttttattttttttccccaattttggccctttcccagctcaggcaaagcagaggaaggagaacaATGTCCGTGGGGTGAGCCAGCAGTGGAAATAGGAGTGGCTGCCATTTCCAGGGAGgcgtttttttggttgggtttgtttttttgttttggtttctgttgGGAGTTTGTCCTTCAGGGGTTGTTTGTCCCGGTGTTCCTGGCGCTTTTCCTGCccttctttccccccccccgTCCCGGAGTTAATTCACACCTGATCGTATAAACCGATAAAGCTCCGGATAAACCCTGGGGCATAAACTGCCCTCCTGCCAAGCCACAGGACGGAATTCCACCTTGAGAGGGAATTATTCCTTTTCTTGGTGCAGAATGGAGGAacttggcctttttttttctctactccCTGTTGTCTcccactaggaaaaaaaatgatgggTTAATGGAGAATTAGGgatttattataatataattataatatttattataataatttattatttattataatataattataatgtACATtgatagaaatatataaatataaattatatatttagaCCATATGTGTATGTGCTGATTTCTCTATGTTcatactttatatatatataattcatatttatttttattaaattatattttattaaatggtatatatttacataataCAAATGTATAATATTTATGTTGTCTATTTATGTTTATATTATATTTGTACTGcattatttacatatttaacaTATtagtatattaatatattatatacaatttattatatattattatatattattatatattattatattatattatattatattatgttatatattatgttatatattattatattatattatattatattatattatattatattatattatattatattatattatattatattatattatattatattatatattgtgtattgtatattatatattatatattaagtattatgtattatgtattatataataatatatgttaattatatattttatatatatcatattctatttatatattatattctatAGTATATTTCCATAACATATATTtgtacatttatatttttacatttatgttatatatttctatattatatttatattcatttcTATTTATAATGTAAATATAAAGACCTagatattataaattataaaattataattataatttggTGAAAGGTGGGGAGCTTTTTCCAGCCTTCCCTGCCAGGTGATATTTGGCCCCTTAGATCTCTGACCCCCGTCAGAGCCCTGTTTATGCTCTCCCTCTCCGGTTCCCATCCCCTCAGACACATTCCAGCAAAGCCAAagggccctggagctgcacGCCAAGGAACTTGTCAGGGATACGATCCCAGGCACGTTCCGCGTCCCAAAAATCCCTGCCTGAATTCCCCCGGGCCCGTCCGTCAGCGCTGCCCTTTCCCCCCCTGCCCTCCATCCCAGGCAATTCCCTCGAGGGTCAGGATTGCTCCAGGAATTCTGCATGCGTTTGGAGGAGGGTTGGGGTTTTCACTcggaaaaaaaggcaattttcccCAATATCAAACCCAAGAAAATCAGGAGAGGAAtcaccagggcaggagcagcctcctgccagcactaaaattttatttaacacTTTAACACCCCATCCCATGGGCTCAGGGGTTCCCCAggtggatggatgggcagaatGAGAGTTTCCATCATTTTTCCTGGAGCTCCCAAATAGGGAAAAGAGAATTCCAGGAAATCTGAATGGGTCTGGAGTGGAGTGTCAGGGTTTTCACTTGGAAAAAGccaattttccccaatatcAAATCTCTTTCAAACCCAAGAAAATCAGGACGGGAATCACCAGGGCAGGGTCAACCTCCTGCCAGcactaaaattttatttaaggcATTCATCCCCCTCCAAGCTGTTACttgcaaaaagccaattttCCCAATATCAAATCTCcttcaaaaccaagaaaatcaccagcagctctgggcagggacagcctcctgccagcactaaaattttatttaccaCTTTAACACTCCATCCCATGGGCTCAGAGGTTCCCCgggtggatggatgggcagagtgaGAGTTTCCATCATTTTTCCTGGAGCTCCcaaacagggaaaagagaattcCAGGCCACTTGTGACTCACTCAGCCTGGGAATAACCCACTTCCAAAGCCACAGGGGCAGAAAGTGAACCCTGAGGTGACTCACTCAGGGGAAGGAACTGGGCACGGCTCAGACTTGTTtttgccagcacagccctccagTGCTGATAAGATCcgtgggggttttgttttttttttttttctgctgataaGATCCGTGCTTTTTCTGCTCCAGGTTATCGGGGTGGGTTGCCAGGAgaagccacagctgctcctggggtcaGCCTGGCCTTTGTCCTtgctgtaaaaaataaaaaaaaaaaaaagcagaatttagtCAGGGATTGCCGGGGAGAAGGAGGATccttgcagccctgcagcttctctgggatgtttattccatttttctcaCCTTATATGGTCCCTTCCAGCATAttccaggctggggaggggagggagagaggggcagggagggacccGAAGCGGTTGGAGCATGGGGACAGAGTGTGCAGCCGGGAGCTGGGGTGGAAAAAGCATTTCCTGTGCTTCCTCTGCTTGTTTGTGCACAGGGAACACTGGGAATTGAgcccagctgggaaaaaaaaaaagggactcTGGAACTGGGTTGGCTCCTGGAAAGCAGCTGCTTGTCCCAcagtaataaatatattatattttttataatatattataaataaatatattatattttttataatatattatatttttatatattctatattacattttttatattttttatatatttatatttatattctctttatattatattttttttactattttatttttatttattttactattttatactatatataatatgtatattctatattataaatatatataaatataaaataaataactataactataactataactataactataactataactataactataaaattataaatataaatatacatatacatatacatataaataaataaataaataaataaataaataaataaataaatatatatacacatatatatatatatacacatatacatataaataaataaataaatatatatatatatgaaataaatttatagCCGAAGAGGAAACCCAAAGCCTAGCAGAAAACTCACCTGTAGACACCTGAAAATGGGAAATActgacttagaaatgccataaaataaaatgaacgTTGTTAAGGAAAAAGATTGAActaaaaaaagtgtttaaaaaataaaactagatactaaaaaaataggactataaaaaattataatactTGAGAAAAATAGAactataaaaatacattataatAAACCCCACAAggagtaattttaaattattagcCTTAAAGCATTTACAACATAGTGTAATGACAACTAATAAACCAAAACccatttataatatattataattaaaaaatagttaaCTTCTAATTGTAATAGCATATATTATAACATCTATTTTGGTAAcgtttatttctattattttataacatttatttctattgtatttattatttttaacatttctctaTTTCtataacatttctttttaacatcTAATTATAACATCtctattgtctcacccttctcataacactaaaaagaaaatccaattttttaaaaacacctcTCAATTGCCCAAActctaagtaaaaaaaaaaaaaattaaaaaaaaattttaaaatcccttttttttttgctgttttgtccCCAGCCAAAGTTTTTGACCCCCGTATTTGAGATTCTGCAGGGACAGCGATCTGGgatccccttttccccttccctcaggGCTTGcacaggaggatttttttcctgtgaaattccatttttccaGCTCCCACTGGAGACTGGGATGTGGAAATTCTCCATCCAGGTGGGCTTTCCTCCCCTGTTCTCTGCCCCGAGGGTGTTTTtcggggcagggagagggagagaaggttCCAGAAGAGCTCAGCCGTCCACAAACAAGGAGGGATTCAGACCTTGGGAATGCAAAGTCCCGTGTTTGCCATCTGCTCTGGCAGGAACGGGCAGCGACATcagagaggggcagagccccTGGAGCCCCTCAGACAGCAAAGAAATGAGGAATTTCCCCTGCTTTTCACAGCAGAAACTGCTCCGAGCTGGGAGTGTCGAGCTCGGGGAAGAAAAGCTTTGACTTGGAGCCATCTGGTgtctggaaggtgtccctgccatgagcaaaatgatcttgaaggtcttttccagccagAAGCAATCTGGAAGGAaggaattctggaattctgtgattccttgtGGATTGGGGTGAGGATGGAAATCCTGTAACTCTGGAGCTCTGACTGTGCCGCAGTGCTGGGATCTGTGGACATCTGGAGGCTTTCCCAGGAATGGCAGAGGattctccatccatccatccatccatccatccgtccgtccgtccgtccgtccatccatccatccgtccgtccgtccatccatccatccatccatccatccatccatccatccatcatccatccatccatcatccatccatccatccatccaccatccatccatccatccatccatccatccatcatccatccatccatggatccatggatccatccatccatccatccatccatcatccatccatccatccatccatccatccatccatccatcatccatcatccatcatccatcatccatccatcatccatccatccatccatccatccatcatccgtccatcatccatccatccatccatccatccatccatccatccatggatccatccatccatccatccatccatccatccatccatccatccatccatccatccatccatccatccatcatccatccatccatcatccatccatcatccatccatccatccatcatccatccatccgtccgtccatccgtccgtccatccatccatccatccatccatccatccatccatccgtccatccatccatccatcatccatccatccatccatccatccatccatggatccatccatccatccatcatccatccatccatcatccatccatccatccatccgtccatccatccatccatcatccatcatccatccatccatccatcatccatcatctcCCTCTGTCCCAGGGCCATCATCCATCCTGTCTCACAGGGCCCCCACCTCCCTCTGTCACAAGCCCAGCATCTCCTCTGTCCCAGGGCCACCACCTCCTCTTGACACCCAACAGAGCTTCAAACCCGAGCCATGGCCATGCATGGGGTTCATCTAAATGGGGAAAAAGTGCCAAACATGGGGTGGTCCTGGCCCATTCCCAAATTAttccaccctgctcctgctcagagccaccccggggcagggacaggcctcttcccccaccccaaacccaggagCCGAACGTCGGCGCCAACCCGAGTTGTTGATGTCAACAAAGTTGTTTCCATTGACGTCAAAGGACTTTGGATCgacccttcccctccctggctGATGTCACCTGCTAAAAACCATCTCAGCCTCTCCATCCAGCTCCAACAGGGCCCGCTTGGGGGAATTCACcacccagctggagctgagggggTTCAGGGTGGTCTCCCATGAGGAAGAGGCCTCAGGagaaggtttgggttgggtaTTTTGGGATTTGTGTTCGTGGGAAGGGAGGTCAGACCTTGGAACCATCCTGGATGTGTTCAAAAACAAGTGGTGCCTGTGGTCATGGGTCAGGAgcggccttggcagtgctgcgGGAGAGTTAATGATTAATGATCTCAGAAGTTTCTCCTACCTTAATGAGTCCATAattcatcagcagcagctcctccacgTTGTAATCCCGTTGTCAGAATTGTCCGTGTTGGGCCACTCCTGGTGTAAATCTGGGTCGGGCGGAGCTGCCGAGCCTCAAAGCTGGAACCAGAGCTCTCCAAATCAGAATTCCGGGACATTTTCAGTTTGGGAGCTGCTCTCTGAATTTCAGAGGTGGCTCCTGAGAAAGGGCTGGCAAGGAAAGCTCCAGGCCCAGTCCTGGTGGCGCAGGTTCCTGGCTGTTCAGGAGGAGGGAAGGTCTGGTTCCACTGGGAaccctcctttccccagggaaTTCTTGTTGAGTGGCTCTACAGGCCAACAACTAAAGGACAATTGGGTTCTGCATCATCAAACCCACCCCATTTCCACCAGGAGCTCCAGCACCACCAACGCTGCTCCTGAGGATTTCATCCCTACAAGGGGGTTTCATCCCCATGGAAAACGTTCTCCCCATGGAGGATTTTCTCCCCCTCCAGAGGGTTTTATCCCTCCCCAGATGATTTTCTTCCCAAAGGGACACGTGGAGCACATCAGGAAGCAGCCTGCTTTCCTCTCCATCCACCCAAAGCTCCGGAGTCAGAGGAacaggggaggaaggagataTTCTTATCCTCATCTGCCTCTGCTGCCCAAAGACATGAAGAGACAGATGACAGGAAATGGGGAGACTCAAAAATAGACCCTTTAATGTCAAACCCACCAGGGATTACCAGGAGCAGAATAAAAAACATGGAGCAggcctcctgctcctcactgtGTGCTCTGAGCACCCATCTGAGGGGGAACTCGCAGCGATGTCcatgaaattatttcctgtgtGCTCTTTGTGCTCTTGGCacaaaagaggaaagagaaaactcCGTGGATGTATTGGAACTTGAGTTGTAGAACCTCCCTTGATGGAGCCTCCGTGCCTGGCGGGGCggaaattcccttttcccccacgTCCACAGGCCCTTCCTGCAATtctgtgggacagggatggccAAGTTTTTAacactttattaaaaataaaggaaagccTTCCCTAAGGAAATGATTTCTCCTGTAGAGCTCCATCTGCTTTACTGAAATCCTCTGAAAATGTGTGAAATTTGCCCTCCCAGTCCTGCACCTTCCACGGGGCAATGCCCTgcccctctgtgtgcccagctggCTCCCTGCCATCAGGAATTCCATTTTTCCAAACAAAAGCTCCAGATTGGGTTGGATTTGAGCAGCAACGGAGAATCTGGGCCCAAGGGAGAGAGCTCCCAAGGGGTGTTTTGTCCTCCCTAGAACCTGACACCGCTTCCCAAGTCCAGACCCAGCTAAATTGAGTCCACAACAGGTGccaagaaaacaaggaaaaatagcAACAGTGGCCTGGGATATAGGAGATCTCAAGctccacagctcccactgctggaGATTCACTTGTTATTTATCCTGTAAGAGGAGCACATGGACAAAACCCGGCTGATTTCTACTCAAAAGTCTCCCTCTTGGTCCCAACTTTCCCCAGAATGATTTGTAGCCTTGCTCTgctttgggagcagctgggtcCCAAatccattaatttttaaattttttttaactgctaaAAATTGGGCTTTGGGCTTTGAGTCTGTCATTTCTGGATCTGTAGGGCTCCTGAGTGGAATTCTGCTGGATTAACAAGGGGACAAAGGTGGGAAATAATTTACGGAAAGGCTCTGAGGGACAGAGGGGGTTTCTAACCCtgggggtttatttttctttgatgcTCTGCAGTGCCACATCCTTAGGGGAAAAGGAACATGTCAGAATGGAACAGAAAAATTTGGAACTGCCttcaggagaggagctgggagtaGCTGCACCATCCCTGTGAGACCAGTGGGTGCAAACCAGGGCTTCACCCCTTCCCTCTCTTGGGTCTCTGAGACACCTCCTTCAAGATGAGGAACCTTCAAGGCAGAGCCAGAAGCTCTCACAGGTTCCCtatggagcaggcagggcttaAAAGTGCAAcaaaacagcccaaaatccacacgggaggaggaagaggaggaggagaaacgatggagagctgagctggcagcctCCCCCAGCTTGGAAGATGTGGAGCTTCTCAGCATCGGGCAGGAAGAGCCGAGCATCCTCCAGCGCCCCGTGCGCTGCCATGGTGAAGTTGGCGTCCCCCGAGGTCACCACATCAAAGACACACGACTGGAAGTAGACATCCTCCACGGGCAGCATCTCCCGGCAGAGCGCCCGCGCCGTCTCCGCGGGGACGCGCCCGCGCccgcgggggctgcgggacaTGCGCTGGCTGTGGGGACAACCGCCCACGCAGAGCTGCAGGTCCTGCTCCTCCGTGAAGGCCCTGGCCACCTCCTCGGCGGCGCGGATGGAGAAGGAGAGCTGGCGGCCAGCCTGGCGCACGGCGATGGTGGTGCCGATGTAGCCGGCGCGGATCTCCACGTGCCGGCCGGGGCTGAGCTCGCGGACGGACAAACTGCTCCCGCCGGGACGCGCGCCGCCGTTGACGGAGCCGTCCTGGAAGGCTGCGGGGAGGTTGTCCAGCTCGGCCTGGTAGACCTTCTGGTCGATGCATTCCTTCATGTTCTTGAAGATGATGGTGAGCTGCGGGGAGTGGGGTTGGTTGGAGGGCGGTGAGTGTGGTGGGTGTGGTTCCATCACAGGGGTTGGGGGTATCTCAGGATGGAGGTCCCGCCTCACCTATCCGTCCTTAAACCATCCCCGCCACAGTCCTTTGGGGACAACTAcaatatttccttctttttttaacacCATTTAAGCAATGGAAAAACTCAGGTGGAACCAAACCCAGCGAGATTCCTCCAGGTATCCTATGAACCATGAGATTCCTTCAGGTACTCCAAGATTCCTCATGGCACCCCATGGACCACAGAATTCCTTTAGGTACCCCCATAGACCACAAGATTTCTCCAGGCACCCCATGGACCACAAATTCCTCCAGGTACCCCATGGACCACACAATCacctgacagcagcaggagtATTTGAGGGTCCCCTCAACAACCTTCACCACCGTTGTCCCTCCTTCCTCATGCCCCCCTGGGTCTGAGGGGGTTCCAAGGATTTTGGGAAGCACAGGAGGTGCCCTGACCCTGGATTTGCACTAACCTTACCTTGCTGGTGACCGTTGCGTTGGACCCCTTGGCCACCGGCGAACTGGTGGCTTGCACAAACAGGTAATCATTGTCCAAGAGCGGCCAGGAGCCCTCCACCCGGCACGTGTGGAAATCATCATGAAAGGTTCGGATGTGGGGGtccccaaaagcagcacagtgctggAAACCGGGGGGCCGGCCGTGCTTGTAGAGGAAACTCCTCTCGTAATCGCAGATATCGAGCGACTCGAAGCCGTGCGCGGCGTTGGGCgccgcgggccggggccgcggcggggccgtgggGCCTTCCTTGGAGCAGTTGTTCTGGATCATGAGGTCCTCGATGCCGTGCACGGCGGAGTGGAAGGCCAGGTCGCCGCGGCAGGTGCGGGCGGTGCGGCGGGTGCACAGCGAGTAGGAGCGCAGCGCGGTGCAGAAGGCGGCG encodes the following:
- the HJV gene encoding hemojuvelin; the encoded protein is MGRAAHSRSPGQLENFGFFLRAFLLLFLFRHVSSQCKILRCNSEYVAATLHLRGPERGAAFCTALRSYSLCTRRTARTCRGDLAFHSAVHGIEDLMIQNNCSKEGPTAPPRPRPAAPNAAHGFESLDICDYERSFLYKHGRPPGFQHCAAFGDPHIRTFHDDFHTCRVEGSWPLLDNDYLFVQATSSPVAKGSNATVTSKLTIIFKNMKECIDQKVYQAELDNLPAAFQDGSVNGGARPGGSSLSVRELSPGRHVEIRAGYIGTTIAVRQAGRQLSFSIRAAEEVARAFTEEQDLQLCVGGCPHSQRMSRSPRGRGRVPAETARALCREMLPVEDVYFQSCVFDVVTSGDANFTMAAHGALEDARLFLPDAEKLHIFQAGGGCQLSSPSFLLLLFLLPCGFWAVLLHF